The nucleotide window GCCAAGCTTCACGCTCGGCTGAACTCGCTGTATTTGCGACAACAATGGAGAAACTGTCTCTGGATTTGAAGAAACTGGAACAGCAGGAATAGACGTTAAAACCATTAGGAAGCTTCCATACCGTTTCAGGCTGTTTTAAGCTATAATGGGTAGACAAACCTGCCGATGTTATAGAAAATGCAGCCGGAGACAGGGGATTTGAAAGAGGTTGAGGTGATCAGATGGCTTCTATCCATGATGTGGCCAAGGAAGCGGGAGTATCTGTTGCAACCGTTTCCAAAGTGATAAACGATTATCCCGATGTAAGTGAAAAAACACGCAAAAAAGTCAATATAGCCATCGAATTATTGAAATATCAACCCAATGTGGTCGCACGTGGACTTGTAAAACGCCGTTCATGGACGGTGGGCGTACTGTTAACGGTTCCGTTTACGAACCCGTTTGTGTCAGAGTTGCTGGAAGGGATCAAGACTGCGCTGGAGAACAGTGGATATGATCTTGTCCGGTTGTCTACTCGATTCGATGACCCGACATACTCGTTCATCAAACATTGCCGCAGTCGTAATGTGGATGGCGTTGTAGTATTCGGGGAAGGCAGAGAAAACGCGAGTATTCAGGAACTGGTGGATGCAGAGATTCCGACGATGTTTGTTGATACAGACATGTTAGGCAAGCGTGCCGGGTACATTACAACGGATAACGCGAACGGGATCTCGATGAGTGTCAAACATCTGCATGAGCTTGGGCATCACAAGATTGCCTATATCTCAGGCACGCTTGGACCTGCCGTAGCCAATCTGCGATTGGAAGGATATCGGGAAGGGCTGAAAGAATGTGGCATTCCGTATTCTACGGTATACCTGGAGATCTGCGATTATTCATTCGATGGGGGAAGCAAGGCCGCCCGGCGGTTGCTGGCACTTCAGGATCAGCCAACGGGGATTGTCTGTGCTTCGGATATGTCTGCCTTTGGTGCGATTCATGAAATTGAAAAGCATGGACTGCGTGTACCGGAGGATATCTCGGTTGTTGGATTCGACAATACGTATTATGCTGAGGTGTTCAAACCAGGGCTGACCACGGTGAATCAGAACATCTATTCCATTGGCATTAAGTCCATTGAATATCTGATTGCCATGATCGAAAATCCGGCGTATTCTCCTCCTGTTGTTACGGAACCCTCCAATCTGGTTATCCGTCAGACGACAGCACCAGTCAATGAATCATAATTTGGAACAAACAAGAGCACAGCCATAGGCTGTGCTTTTTTATCGTATCGTCTTGTTATGAT belongs to Paenibacillus sp. FSL H8-0079 and includes:
- a CDS encoding LacI family DNA-binding transcriptional regulator produces the protein MASIHDVAKEAGVSVATVSKVINDYPDVSEKTRKKVNIAIELLKYQPNVVARGLVKRRSWTVGVLLTVPFTNPFVSELLEGIKTALENSGYDLVRLSTRFDDPTYSFIKHCRSRNVDGVVVFGEGRENASIQELVDAEIPTMFVDTDMLGKRAGYITTDNANGISMSVKHLHELGHHKIAYISGTLGPAVANLRLEGYREGLKECGIPYSTVYLEICDYSFDGGSKAARRLLALQDQPTGIVCASDMSAFGAIHEIEKHGLRVPEDISVVGFDNTYYAEVFKPGLTTVNQNIYSIGIKSIEYLIAMIENPAYSPPVVTEPSNLVIRQTTAPVNES